One region of Sus scrofa isolate TJ Tabasco breed Duroc chromosome 3, Sscrofa11.1, whole genome shotgun sequence genomic DNA includes:
- the FAM136A gene encoding protein FAM136A produces MWAPARQGAAGVAMAELQQLRVQEAVDSMVKNLERENIRKMQGLMFRCSAGCCEDSQASMQQVHQCIERCHAPLAQAQALVTSELEKFQDRLARCTLHCNDKAKDSIDAGSKELQVKRQLECCVTKCVDDHMNLIPTMTKKMKESLSSMGK; encoded by the exons ATGTGGGCGCCGGCGCGGCAGGGAGCAGCTGGGGTCGCCATGgcggagctgcagcagctccggGTGCAGGAGGCAGTGGACTCCATGGTGAAGAATCTGGAGAGAGAGAACATCCGGAAGATGCAG GGCCTCATGTTCCGGTGCAGTGCTGGCTGCTGTGAGGACAGCCAGGCATCCATGCAGCAGGTGCATCAGTGCATCGAGCGCTGCCATGCACCTCTGGCTCAAGCCCAGGCCCTGGTCACCAGTGAGTTGGAGAAGTTCCAG GACCGCCTGGCCCGGTGCACTTTGCACTGCAACGACAAAGCCAAAGATTCAATAGACGCAGGGAGTAAGGAGCTCCAGGTGAAGCGGCAGCTGGAGTGTTGTGTGACCAAGTGTGTGGATGACCACATGAACCTCATCCCAACCATGACCAAGAAGATGAAGGAGTCACTCTCGTCCATGGGGAAATAG
- the SNRPG gene encoding small nuclear ribonucleoprotein G: MSKAHPPELKKFMDKKLSLKLNGGRHVQGILRGFDPFMNLVIDECVEMATSGQQNNIGMVVIRGNSIIMLEALERV, encoded by the exons ATGAGCAAAGCTCACCCGCCGGAGTTGAAGAA atttATGGACAAGAAATTATCAT TGAAATTAAATGGTGGCAGACATGTCCAAGGAATATTGCGAGGATTTGACCCCTTTATGAACCTTGTGATAGATGAATGTGTGGAGATGGCAACAAGTGGTCAACAGAACAATATTGGAATGGTG GTAATACGAGGAAACAGTATCATCATGTTAGAAGCCTTGGAACGAGTATGA
- the PCYOX1 gene encoding prenylcysteine oxidase 1 translates to MKPLAGGLPCFLTFGLWLGLLLLCSWGCPGSAAPRSPPEKIAVIGAGIGGTSAAYYLRQKFGKDVKIDVFEKGEVGGRLATLTMQGQEYESGGSIIHPLNLHMKRFVKDLGLSAVQSPSGLVGVYNGETLVYEESSWFIINMIKLIWYYGFQSLRMHMWVEDILDKFMRIYRYQSHDYAFSSVEKLLHSLGGDDFLGLFNRSLLETLQKAGFSEKFLDEIITPVMRVNYGQTMNINGFVGAVSMSCTDPGLWAVKGGNKLVCSRLLQASKSNLISGSVMSIEEKTRTKQTGNPTKVYEVVYQTGPEIHSDFYDIVLVATPLNQKMSNITFLNFDPPIEEFHQYYEPLVTTLIKGQLNSTVFSSRALDEFDLGTILTTDNPDLFINSIGLVSSVEENNNPQPKVERAHVWKVFSAGPLTKEQILKLFVSYDYAVKQSWLAYPHYTPPEKCPSTILHDQLYYLNGIEFAASAMEMSAVAGYNAALLAYHRWNGHTHMIDQEDLYEKLKTEL, encoded by the exons ATGAAGCCCCTCGCTGGCGGGCTCCCCTGCTTCTTGACTTtcgggctgtggctggggctgctaCTTCTGTGCAGCTGGGGGTGCCCCGGGAGCGCCGCGCCGCGGTCCCCGCCAGAGAAGATCG cGGTCATTGGAGCTGGAATTGGTGGCACTTCAGCAGCCTATTATCTGCGGCAGAAATTTGGGAAAGATGTGAAGATTGATGTTTTTGAAAAAGGAGAGGTGGGCGGCCGTTTGGCGACCCTGACTATGCAGGGGCAAGAATATGAGTCAGGAGGTTCTATCATCCATCCTTTAAATCTGCACATGAAGCGTTTTGTCAAGGACCTGG gTCTCTCTGCTGTTCAAagccctagtggcctagtggggGTGTATAATGGAGAGACTCTGGTGTATGAGGAGAGCAGCTGGTTTATAATTAACATGATTAAACTGATTTGGTACTATGGATTTCAGTCCCTCCGAATGCACATGTGGGTAGAGGATATATTAGACAAGTTCatgag GATCTACCGCTACCAATCTCATGACTATGCCTTCAGTAGTGTAGAAAAGTTACTGCATTCCCTAGGAGGGGACGACTTCCTTGGATTATTTAACCGATCACTTCTTGAAACCTTGCAGAAAGCAGGCTTCTCTGAGAAATTCCTAGATGAAATTATAACGCCTGTCATGAGGGTCAATTATGGCCAAACCATGAACATCAATGGCTTTGTGG GAGCCGTGTCAATGTCCTGTACTGATCCTGGCCTTTGGGCAGTAAAAGGCGGCAATAAACTTGTTTGCTCACGGCTCCTCCAGGCTTCCAAAAGCAATCTTATATCAGGCTCAGTAATGTCCATAGAGGAGAAAACGAGGACCAAGCAGACAG GAAATCCTACAAAGGTGTATGAAGTGGTCTACCAAACCGGACCTGAGATCCATTCGGACTTCTATGACATCGTCCTAGTGGCCACTCCACTGAATCAAAAAATGTCCAATATAACTTTTCTTAACTTTGATCCCCCAATTGAGGAATTCCATCAATACTATGAACCTTTAGTGACAACTTTAATTAAGGGGCAATTGAATTCAACTGTCTTTAGCTCTAGAGCCTTAGATGAGTTTGATCTCGGTACAATCTTAACCACTGATAATCCAGATTTGTTCATTAACAGCATTGGGCTTGTGTCCTctgtagaagaaaataataatcctCAACCAAAAGTGGAGAGGGCACACGTTTGGAAGGTCTTTTCAGCAGGACCTCTTActaaagaacaaattttaaagcTCTTTGTGTCCTATGATTATGCTGTGAAGCAGTCATGGCTTGCATACCCTCATTATACGCCTCCAGAGAAATGCCCCTCCACCATACTTCACGATCAACTTTACTACCTCAACGGCATCGAGTTTGCAGCAAGTGCCATGGAAATGAGTGCCGTTGCAGGTTACAATGCTGCTCTTCTTGCCTATCACCGCTGGAATGGACATACACACATGATTGATCAAGAGGACTTATATGAGAAACTTAAAACTGAGCTATGA